The genomic DNA ACAACAGCACTTCCCAAAAGTTAGCTATTGCGGCGACTGATGGCTAGCCCGGTTAAAATTAACAATAAACCGGCCAACATCGCCCAAGTGACTTGTTCATTCAGCATTATCACCCCGAAAATTACGCCAAACACCGGCACCAAATAACCAACCTGCGATACAAAGGTGTAACCGGCTCGTTTGATTAAATAGAAACGTATTAAAAAGGTAATTCCAGTCGGCACAATACCTAACCAAGCCAATGCCAGTAAACCATGCAAAGCATTGGGTTGCAGGGCGGCGGCAATGGGCGTTTCAATAGCCAAGCTAAACGGAATGGTCATAGCACTGGCAAAAAGCAACACACACGCGGTCATCATGACACTGCTCACTCCATATATACGACGCGCAAACGCACCAGATACGGCATAACAGGTGGCGGCAAGTAAAATGGACAACTGAGGCAGCAAACCACCCAAACCATTCGCCAACGGCTGAATACCAATGACCAACAGTACGCCAATAAACCCTAACGAAAATCCGAAACTTTTGTATCGATTCATGCGCTCATCGGTGGTGGTAAAGTGCCCAATCACTAACGCAATCAAGGGACCAATGGCCATTAAAATAGCCGCCTGGCCCGATTCTAAGAATTGCTCACCCCATGGAATTAAGAAAAACGGCAAAGCGCAATTGAATAAACCAACCACAGCCAATAAGCCTAACACCGCAGGCGAACGAGGAAACTTTTCGCCACGCATCATGGCGTATAACAGCATCACCAACGCCCCGAAGCCAATACGACCCGCCGCCACCGTAATAGGACCAAAATCTATCAACGCAATTTTTATGATGAAAAAAGACGAACCAAAAATAGCGCCCTGCAAAAAGAGCAACGCATAGGCAAGAAGAACTGGCGCTTGTAACGAACTGGAATTCTGTGTGGTCAAAGTGAACTCACTTTTTAGTAAAAGGTTAACATGCAAAAAGGCTTGGCTTATTCAGAGGCTGCAATCGCCAAAACGCAAAGAAGCATCTTTAAGGCAGCGAAGATAACCGCTCGGTAATAAGCGATTCTACCAATTCGATATCGATCAGATAATACAACGATTCCCAGCCCCATGGCGTGCGGCCGATGTTATGAAATAATACCCCAGCCACCATGTCTTCTGCACTGAAGTTTTCATAATGATCAGCAAAATAAAGCGCCGCCTTACCTTGCTCACCATCACC from Reinekea marina includes the following:
- a CDS encoding DMT family transporter; protein product: MTTQNSSSLQAPVLLAYALLFLQGAIFGSSFFIIKIALIDFGPITVAAGRIGFGALVMLLYAMMRGEKFPRSPAVLGLLAVVGLFNCALPFFLIPWGEQFLESGQAAILMAIGPLIALVIGHFTTTDERMNRYKSFGFSLGFIGVLLVIGIQPLANGLGGLLPQLSILLAATCYAVSGAFARRIYGVSSVMMTACVLLFASAMTIPFSLAIETPIAAALQPNALHGLLALAWLGIVPTGITFLIRFYLIKRAGYTFVSQVGYLVPVFGVIFGVIMLNEQVTWAMLAGLLLILTGLAISRRNS